The following are encoded in a window of Ogataea parapolymorpha DL-1 chromosome VII, whole genome shotgun sequence genomic DNA:
- a CDS encoding phosphatidylserine decarboxylase, translating into MVSLRKKKHQKLILNITIYEAKDLLPQSQLAPTVFRCNPRCHVKLPPFASFKTARIKDVSNPHWNSTHLIKLRTPPSNVTEKDLEKLPATSFLILAFEIVDSKGSKRSYFGELRLSVIDLLEQLRNKSEIGPKWYKLYSSEREQTFVTGSVRCKFTLSIQRKRFSKRPQTCPKVVIESESNSNEVDSEEEYDESDDELVPTTPPSQPSMPQTNEELVAYIKELQDFYNSLKSFGKDPLKLVKISEQNFYTDYSSDLILPSLDGFAGIDVEDESSDEEQQELKFFRQNQRASESTGSICSSTEDLSNYTSPASFSDLPLTPPTSSSLASERRRRFGKLRGERLKPNYEFTAGKNFVGMLFVEIISASGLPPLNNSTRTGYDMDPFVVISFGTKVYRTSWRKHTLSPIFNERLAFDILEHEKTFNINFNILDKDYWTLNDPVCERSIPVKLLMTEPVSTSDIKLIKKEEEEDLKYKKRLFGRNPKRNLSNIYDESLKTLEVKMNLYTHWMEKYGKIQNVDPKLKIRVKFESYANLRQHLFRLLLKEYQTDGSAEMDIIELGSFLESIGSNIEEEDVIEFFERHGKKAWHGDKLSFDEIIEDFEAIFERMEHHGSNSSKHIIQIARCPSCLNKARVHDDSDIIKHLAICCSKDWSSVTRMLKPSFTTPSSATRRWYTKALIKIAYGKIELGKNNANILVQDRNTGLIIEEKMNVYVRLGIRLLYRSFKGKKNSDRIKRILRNLSIKQGAKFDSPASRSKIESFIKFHSIDMSEYLIEDYTKYQTFNEFFYRKIKPNLRPLQGDDSRYAVSGADCRCCVFPTVEKSKEIWIKGRDFTLQKLLGPKFDHTLYEDGSIVIFRLAPQDYHRFHSSVDGTITKIEKVDGEYYTVNPMAIRSKLDVYGENSRVNIEIDSPEFGKVIMSCVGAMMVGSIVLTRKIGDVLRRGEEVGYFKFGGSTVLLLFQKGRIVFDSDLVSNSENSTETLIRVGMSIGHTPEVKEFPREHTDLDKEPEETRLRIIRTLTGKPIGDSSESLGNWEVQNLDLDDAVSIDLEDEVSDVSS; encoded by the coding sequence ATGGTTTCCCTtaggaagaagaagcatCAGAAATTGATCCTTAATATTACAATATATGAAGCGAAAGATCTGTTACCACAGTCACAGCTCGCGCCAACTGTCTTTCGCTGTAATCCGAGGTGTCATGTTAAGCTGCCGCCATTTGCCTCTTTCAAGACAGCTCGAATCAAGGATGTATCCAACCCACATTGGAATTCCACACATTTGATAAAGCTCAGGACTCCTCCGTCAAATGTAACTGAAAAggatctggaaaaattaCCAGCGACGTCATTCCTGATTCTAGCTTTCGAGATAGTGGACAGCAAGGGATCTAAGAGAAGCTACTTTGGAGAGCTTCGACTATCTGTTATTGATTTACTGGAACAATTGAGAAACAAATCGGAGATCGGACCCAAATGGTATAAGCTTTACTCTTCTGAACGAGAGCAGACTTTTGTTACGGGATCTGTGAGATGCAAATTCACCTTGTCCATTCAGCGCAAAAGATTTAGCAAAAGACCACAGACTTGCCCAAAGGTCGTGATCGAGTCGGAGAGTAACTCGAACGAAGTTGATTCCGAAGAAGAGTACGATGAGtctgacgacgagttgGTACCGACCACTCCCCCTTCACAACCTTCAATGCCGCAGACCAATGAGGAACTCGTTGCGTATATTAAAGAACTACAGGACTTTTACAACAGCCTCAAGAGCTTTGGAAAGGATCCTCTCAAATTGGTGAAAATAAGTGAGCAAAATTTCTATACCGACTATTCCTCTGATTTGATTCTTCCTTCACTCGATGGGTTTGCTGGTATTGATGTAGAGGACGAGTCTAGTGATGAAGAACAGCAGGAATTGAAGTTTTTCAGACAAAATCAACGTGCCTCGGAATCAACTGGCTCGATTTGCTCCTCAACAGAAGATTTGAGCAATTACACATCTCCTGCTTCATTTTCTGATTTGCCGCTAACCCCACCCACATCAtcctccttggcctcggAAAGGAGACGTAGGTTCGGGAAGCTACGGGGAGAGCGACTAAAGCCAAATTATGAATTTACTGCCGGCAAGAATTTCGTTGGGATGCTTTTTGTTGAGATTATTTCTGCATCAGGATTACCGCCCTTGAATAACTCAACCAGAACCGGCTATGACATGGACCCATTTGTTGTCATTTCTTTTGGTACCAAGGTTTATCGGACttcttggagaaagcaTACACTGAGTCCCATTTTCAATGAAAGATTGGCATTTGACATATTAGAGCATGAGAAGACCTTCAATATAAATTTTAACATTTTGGACAAAGACTATTGGACTCTCAATGATCCAGTATGCGAAAGATCTATTCCCGTGAAACTTCTTATGACCGAACCAGTGTCGACTTCTGACATAAAATTGATAaaaaaggaggaggaagaagacctAAAGTATAAGAAAAGGTTATTTGGTCGAAACCCAAAAAGAAACTTGAGTAACATTTACGATGAAAGCTTGAAAACTTTGGAAGTCAAAATGAACCTGTATACTCATTGGATGGAAAAATACGGCAAAATCCAAAATGTTGACCCAAAGTTGAAAATAAGAGTAAAGTTTGAATCTTATGCCAATTTGAGACAACATTTGTTCAGActtcttctcaaagaaTATCAGACTGACGGTTCTGCAGAGATGGACATAATCGAGCTTGGATCCTTTCTTGAATCCATAGGATCCAACAtcgaggaagaggacgtGATAgagttttttgaaagacacGGGAAAAAAGCCTGGCATGGTGACAAGCTCAGTTTCGACGAAATAATCGAGGACTTTGAAGCAATTTTTGAGAGAATGGAGCACCATGGATCCAACTCAAGCAAGCACATCATCCAAATTGCGAGATGCCCGTCTTGTCTTAATAAAGCAAGAGTTCATGATGATTCTGATATCATCAAGCATCTGGCTATCTGCTGTTCGAAAGATTGGTCTTCAGTTACGCGAATGCTGAAGCCTTCTTTCACCACGCCTTCGTCGGCAACCAGGAGATGGTATACTAAAGCCCTTATCAAAATTGCATATGGGAAAATAGAATTAGGGAAAAACAACGCCAACATTTTGGTGCAAGATAGAAATACCGGTTTGATAATagaggagaaaatgaaCGTTTATGTGCGGTTGGGAATAAGACTTCTATACAGGTCGTTCAAAGGCAAAAAGAATAGTGATCGAATCAAGAGAATTCTCAGGAATCTAAGCATTAAGCAAGGGGCCAAATTTGATAGTCCCGCCTCAAGAAGCAAAATTGAATCATTCATTAAGTTTCACAGTATAGATATGTCCGAGTATCTGATTGAAGATTATACGAAGTATCAGACATTCAATGAGTTTTTTTATCGAAAAATCAAACCAAATTTGAGGCCTCTACAAGGAGACGACTCTCGGTATGCCGTCAGCGGTGCAGACTGTCGTTGctgtgtttttccaacCGTTGAAAAATCAAAGGAAATTTGGATTAAAGGAAGAGATTTCACGCTGCAGAAGTTGCTTGGTCCAAAATTTGATCACACCCTATATGAAGACGGATCAATTGTCATATTTAGATTAGCTCCGCAAGACTATCATCGTTTTCATAGCTCTGTCGATGGCACTATTacaaaaattgaaaaagtcGACGGCGAATATTACACTGTGAATCCGATGGCTATTCGATCAAAATTGGACGTTTACGGAGAAAATTCAAGAGTCAACATCGAAATAGACTCTCCTGAATTTGGGAAGGTCATAATGAGCTGTGTAGGAGCCATGATGGTTGGTTCCATCGTATTGACACGAAAAATAGGAGATGTGTTGAGGAGGGGAGAAGAGGTTGGATACTTCAAATTTGGAGGGTCTACGGTATTATTGTTGTTTCAGAAAGGCAGAATTGTTTTTGACTCTGATTTGGTATCTAACTCTGAAAATTCGACAGAAACTCTAATCAGGGTTGGTATGTCGATCGGACACACACCTGAAGTTAAAGAGTTTCCTCGTGAACATACAGATTTGGACAAAGAGCCAGAGGAAACAAGATTACGCATTATCAGAACACTCACTGGAAAACCAATTGGAGACTCTTCTGAAAGTCTTGGCAATTGGGAAGTTCAAAATCTTGATTTAGACGATGCCGTTAGTATTGATTTGGAAGATGAAGTGTCGGATGTCAGCTCATAA
- a CDS encoding K(+)/H(+) antiporter: MAVSTSSTAGIIGGRDPLEYSKSQPYTLFIFQTILIVVLAQLVYRPLALIKQPKVIAEVITGILLGPSVMGHIPNFTSTVFPTDSIPGLTLVANVGVCLLLFMVGCEVDVVFIKKNLKIAVSVGLFNMAVPFGLGCAIALGLWNEYRVHDDSLQPIKFTTFMVFIAVAMCITAFPVLARIITELGLVKDRVGVLVLAAGITNDLVGWILLALSITLANSTKSEVTAYICLVTIGWCLFVVYPIRYALRKVLLYLDDISSGPSQLGTTIILMLMFASAFFTDIIGVHPIFGAFVVGTIVPRENNYVIILTEKIEDLVNIVFVPLYFALAGLSVNLGLLNRGIDWAYIICIIVVAMLGKIFGGFVAARFFGLFKRESLSVGVLMSCKGIVEIVVLNTGLNAGIISQKTFSMFIVMALVTTFVTTPLTLLCYPQSYRDSVQRRLAEQEERSASLTTKASATNEYEEIVFRRLVLNANNVENISTDLIFLDHLAIPERIPVHAVNVKSLTERTADLLYASMLKGEQTGDNFQLNAILNILKIFSELNSLQFTSEILYSLPQDQFKTLLYGVSYFKHDLLILTMSFKEFQRNLPLVSEMSRLDNKDNYRCLFINNNQDVSIKSDTQGPMIDTKSQYSVDTFLSPNSFEIRTLTLTISNSTASQPDLIALKLFSVFSQHKGIEGTRIIVHKDNAILATIQEDATLTKNPKVTIIVGEFDHELNDEYISKSANDMSIITYNEKCEELVDRLLAENNKVLIVY, translated from the coding sequence ATGGCGGTCAGTACGTCTTCAACTGCTGGCATTATTGGTGGCAGGGACCCTTTGGAGTATTCCAAGTCGCAGCCGTATACTTTGTTCATATTCCAGACGATACTCATAGTGGTCCTAGCTCAATTAGTTTACCGTCCCTTAGCTCTCATCAAGCAGCCCAAAGTTATTGCGGAAGTGATAACTGGAATTCTGCTTGGGCCAAGCGTGATGGGTCACATTCCGAATTTCACTTCAACTGTGTTCCCTACAGATTCTATTCCTGGTTTGACATTGGTCGCCAATGTCGGCGTTTGCCTTTTGCTATTCATGGTGGGATGTGAAGTTGATGTTGtgttcatcaaaaaaaatctcAAGATCGCAGTTTCTGTTGGCCTGTTTAACATGGCTGTACCTTTTGGGCTCGGATGTGCCATCGCTCTCGGTCTCTGGAACGAGTACAGAGTTCATGATGATAGCTTGCAACCAATCAAATTTACCACCTTCATGGTTTTCATTGCTGTTGCAATGTGCATTACAGCATTTCCTGTGCTTGCACGTATCATCACTGAGCTTGGGCTGGTCAAGGACCGTGTGGGTGTCCTAGTGTTAGCTGCGGGGATCACAAACGACTTGGTTGGGTGGATACTTCTTGCTCTCAGTATCACATTGGCAAACTCTACAAAATCAGAAGTTACGGCATATATATGTTTGGTCACAATTGGGTGGTGTTTATTCGTGGTGTATCCAATTCGCTATGCATTGAGAAAGGTACTATTATACTTGGACGACATCTCAAGTGGGCCATCGCAACTGGGTACCACAATCATCCTCATGCTGATGTTTGCATCAGCTTTCTTCACAGATATAATTGGCGTGCATCCCATTTTTGGAGCGTTTGTCGTGGGAACGATTGTACCTAGGGAAAACAATTATGTCATCATTCTGACAGAAAAGATCGAAGACCTTGTGAACATCGTTTTCGTCCCACTTTACTTTGCACTAGCCGGCCTTAGTGTCAACTTGGGCTTGCTAAACAGGGGAATTGATTGGGCTTACATTATTTGCATTATTGTGGTAGCAATGTTGGGTAAGATTTTTGGAGGATTCGTGGCTGCTCGTTTCTTTGGACTcttcaaaagagaaagtCTCAGTGTTGGTGTCTTGATGTCCTGTAAAGGAATCGTTGAGATTGTTGTGCTCAACACAGGTCTGAACGCAGGAATAATATCTCAGAAGACATTTTCGATGTTCATTGTTATGGCATTGGTGACGACCTTTGTTACCACGCCATTGACTTTGTTGTGCTATCCCCAATCGTACAGAGACTCGGTCCAACGAAGACTCGCTGAACAGGAAGAGAGGTCTGCTTCTTTGACAACAAAAGCATCGGCCACCAATGAATACGAAGAGATTGTTTTCAGAAGACTGGTGTTGAATGCCAACAATGTTGAAAATATCTCTACTGATTTGATCTTCCTTGATCATCTGGCAATTCCAGAGCGTATTCCTGTGCATGCTGTGAATGTTAAGTCTTTAACCGAGCGTACAGCAGATTTGCTCTACGCTTCGATGCTGAAAGGTGAACAAACTGGTGATAATTTCCAACTGAATGCAATTCTCAACATCCTCAAGATTTTTAGCGAATTGAACTCGCTACAATTCACATCTGAGATTCTGTACAGTCTGCCACAGGACCAGTTCAAAACACTACTTTACGGCGTGTCATATTTCAAACATGACCTGCTCATACTGACAATGAGCTTCaaagaatttcaaagaaacTTGCCATTGGTCAGCGAAATGAGCAGATTGGACAACAAGGATAACTACAGATGCTTGTTCATCAACAATAATCAAGATGTGAGCATCAAAAGTGATACTCAAGGGCCTATGATTGATACGAAATCGCAATATTCAGTCGATACCTTTTTAAGCCCAAATTCTTTTGAAATCCGCACGCTCACGCTTACCATATCTAATTCTACTGCTTCGCAACCGGACCTAATAGCGCTCAAACTCTTCAGTGTATTTTCTCAGCACAAGGGAATTGAGGGCACGCGTATAA
- a CDS encoding DNA-directed RNA polymerase II subunit H — MSSTLFDDIFSVQSLDSARYDKVSRIIANSTSSADTKLTLDINTELFPVSTGDSLSVTLAKSLALEGAEDDQSMFSTNGSWRPPKPGQRSLMDEYDYVMHGTVYKFEEGKDDNISVYVSFGGLLMCLEGNYRSLSSLKQENLYILIRH; from the coding sequence ATGTCGAGCACTCTTTTCGATGATATTTTCAGTGTCCAGTCGTTGGATAGCGCTAGATATGACAAAGTGTCAAGAATAATCGCCAACTCCACCAGTTCAGCCGATACTAAACTTACTCTCGATATTAATACAGAATTATTTCCAGTTTCCACAGGCGATTCGCTATCTGTGACTTTGGCAAAAAGCCTTGCTCTCGAAGGGGCAGAGGATGATCAAAGtatgttttccaccaatGGTTCTTGGAGACCCCCAAAGCCAGGTCAAAGGTCTTTGATGGACGAATACGATTACGTCATGCACGGAACGGTTTATAAGTTTGAAGAAGGGAAGGATGATAATATCTCCGTCTACGTCTCATTTGGTGGACTCTTAATGTGCTTAGAAGGAAACTACAGATCCCTTTCGTCGCTTAAACAGGAAAATCTGTACATTCTCATCAGACATTAA
- a CDS encoding 6-phosphogluconolactonase 3, with protein sequence MVNVHSYADSTDVADAVARYVIKHQNAALERGHKFKIAISGGSLGKVLNKGLIANKENFANVKWSNWEVYFSDERLVPLNHEDSNYGLFNEMVLKSLREHNVELPKVITIDESLLAADGSTDDKIASDYEAKLPESLDLILLGCGPDGHTCSLFPGHKLLSENRRRIAYLQDSPKPPPRRVTFTFPVLFNSKNIAFVAEGAGKAAVLSQIFEEKDSGLPCELVNKGPVPVTWFVNDPAIQGVPVTATKY encoded by the coding sequence ATGGTTAACGTCCATTCTTACGCCGATTCTACGGATGTTGCAGATGCCGTTGCAAGGTATGTGATTAAGCATCAAAATGCTGCTTTGGAGAGGGGCCACAAATTCAAAATAGCTATTAGTGGTGGATCTTTGGGCAAGGTCCTTAACAAAGGTTTGATAGCCAACAAGGAGAACTTTGCAAACGTCAAATGGTCCAATTGGGAAGTTTATTTCAGCGACGAAAGATTGGTTCCCTTGAATCACGAAGACTCCAATTATGGTCTTTTCAATGAAATGGTTCTCAAATCATTGAGAGAACATAACGTCGAATTACCCAAGGTCATCACCATCGACGAATCCCTCCTTGCCGCTGACGGCTCCACAGATGACAAAATTGCTTCTGATTATGAGGCGAAGCTTCCCGAATCTTTGGACCTGATCTTACTTGGTTGCGGTCCGGATGGACACACTTGCTCTCTTTTCCCAGGGCACAAGCTTTTGAGTGAGAATCGCAGAAGAATTGCCTACCTTCAAGACTCTCCAAAGCCTCCACCAAGGAGAGTGACATTTACATTTCCTGTTTTATTCAATAGCAAAAACATAGCCTTCGTTGCAGAAGGTGCAGGTAAAGCTGCGGTTCTCTCTCAGATCTTCGAAGAGAAAGATTCTGGATTACCATGTGAGCTCGTGAACAAGGGACCTGTTCCAGTTACATGGTTTGTCAATGATCCCGCGATCCAAGGCGTGCCTGTTACTGCTACTAAATATTAG
- a CDS encoding 3-hydroxyanthranilate 3,4-dioxygenase, giving the protein MLPQPINITKWIAENEHLLQPPVNNYCLHRGGFTVMIVGGPNERTDYHINQTPEWFYMYKGDMLLKVVDDGEFKDIPIKEGESFLLPPNTPHNPVRFANTIGLVLEQDRPEHMVDKMRWYCSNCKAICHEAQFHCVDLGTQVKEAILAFDKDKDLRVCKKCGSLNYSKPQ; this is encoded by the coding sequence ATGTTGCCGCAACCTATCAATATCACCAAATGGATTGCAGAGAATGAGCACCTGCTTCAGCCACCTGTGAATAATTACTGCCTGCACAGAGGTGGTTTTACAGTGATGATCGTGGGTGGACCGAACGAGAGAACCGATTACCATATTAATCAGACTCCGGAGTGGTTCTACATGTACAAGGGAGACATGCTGTTGAAGGTAGTGGATGATGGCGAATTCAAAGATATTCCCATCAAGGAAGGTGAATCATTTTTGTTGCCTCCAAACACTCCTCACAACCCCGTCAGATTTGCAAACACCATTGGGCTGGTCCTGGAGCAAGATAGGCCCGAACACATGGTTGACAAAATGAGGTGGTACTGCTCGAACTGTAAAGCTATTTGCCATGAAGCTCAATTCCATTGCGTTGACCTTGGAACACAAGTTAAAGAGGCAATCCTTGCGTTCGATAAAGACAAGGACCTCAGAGTTTGCAAGAAATGCGGCTCTCTAAACTACTCAAAACCTCAGTGA
- a CDS encoding Phosphatidylinositol transfer protein PDR16 gives MFGFGKKSKVPEKEWIVDSDRPISTKPFEVPSDSIQKPSLQDAETEDQRTKYSTVLKHFQSTEKYPVLEKNCNTSDYVELNDFEKAWLSKECILRYLRACDWNVDETIKRLTNSIAWRREFGIAGGDFEKVTEDVVKEENETGKHLVYGFDTEGRPCLILLSGRQNTKTSFRQIQHLIYMLETSIDFMPQGQDKLALCVDFKKYPEASLVEPKVPAVSVGKQVLHILQYHYPERLGRALFINIPLIVWGFLKLCWPFVDSFTKQKCKFDEPFREFIPPEQLAVNYGGDVNFEYVHDEYWPAMVELRKKKREVYIENYHRLGGGIGLSETDLRQGL, from the coding sequence ATGTTCGGCTTCGGTAAGAAGTCTAAAGTCCCGGAAAAGGAATGGATAGTCGACAGTGACAGACCCATTTCGACTAAACCTTTTGAGGTGCCATCGGACTCCATCCAGAAGCCCAGCTTGCAAGATGCAGAAACCGAAGACCAGAGAACAAAATATAGCACAGTGCTGAAGCACTTTCAATCCACAGAAAAGTATCCcgtgcttgaaaaaaattgcaaTACTAGTGATTATGTGGAACTAAatgactttgaaaaagcttgGCTGAGTAAGGAATGTATTTTGAGGTACCTTCGCGCCTGCGATTGGAATGTGGACGAAACGATCAAACGATTGACGAATTCAATTGCATGGAGACGTGAATTTGGAATTGCGGgaggagattttgaaaaggTCACGGAAGATGTAGTGAAGGAGGAAAACGAAACCGGAAAACATCTAGTTTACGGTTTTGACACTGAGGGTAGACCTTGCTTAATACTCTTGAGTGGCCGACAAAATACTAAAACTTCTTTCAGACAAATTCAGCATCTGATATACATGTTGGAGACTAGCATTGATTTCATGCCTCAAGGACAAGACAAACTAGCGCTCTGTGTGGACTTCAAGAAATACCCGGAGGCTTCACTAGTGGAGCCAAAAGTaccagcagtttctgtggGGAAGCAGGTTCTGCATATTCTACAGTATCACTATCCGGAAAGACTGGGTAGAGCTCTATTCATTAATATCCCTCTCATTGTTTGGGGGTTTTTAAAACTATGCTGGCCATTTGTGGATAGCTTTACCAAACAAAAATgcaagtttgacgagcCATTTAGAGAATTTATTCCACCGGAACAGCTGGCTGTGAATTATGGTGGAGATGTTAATTTCGAGTATGTTCATGATGAATACTGGCCAGCAATGGTGGAACTtcgcaaaaaaaaacgaGAAGTTTACATTGAGAACTACCATAGACTGGGAGGGGGGATTGGCCTCAGTGAGACGGACCTGAGACAGGGTTTGTGA
- a CDS encoding Dipeptidyl aminopeptidase, Golgi integral membrane protein translates to MARNSDMGRLDADIELQNQTSRRNSFQLEELNNFAIDHDDADLVYHPTSYKGLNIVSGDLSGMSFYQRLHHFFSLPKTRRKISILGIILFIVWIVLLVTFAHTGAFQNGNKTVYPGQNSTSPESTDESALKDPQERIPMTLQDSRSGAFSVFSYDLEFVSIPGMSYDEDQGYYLHRSGSYHFLKKASDSQFSKKLYDQPEVEYNGQSHRFSLVSLNSGLNKALLVSEVEAQWRYSSYGVYWVMDIDSGAINPVFEKDNKLPKISFAEFSPQGRYVTFVFENNIYLLDLQTNEQIQITDDGSSSILNGKPDWVYEEEVLSSDRAIYWCQDESHFSFIRFDDTDVPVYDLEIFRDNAYPVTEKLKYPKPGYNNPIVSVHVYSVEGKTTHEVMHDNSRLGSDYVVYQMAWTSGEKLIIKETDRTSRLVDIRVYDSETTKSTVVRSFDAKEYDGWYTNNGDIFVVPGGGYIDTVVHDYHDHLAYFESATDSEPKMITKGDWDVVDGVAGYNPTTKLLYFIGTAGNALERHIFTVKLDGQDLKNLTNTEKVSTYRLSVSSGGKYGFVQYKGPAIPTDKIIEMDKFSEDKDEYVKSKNLNTANMVEEVLKRYQMPSKEYKTVTLEDGTKIDVIEVKPFDFNPENKYPLLVSVYGGPGAQKLSSVFNYGFEEVLVSNLEIIVWYIDPRGTGGRGWKYKSFAKDKIGYWEPRDIVGATQRLIEMTDYIDMDLTAIWGWSYGGFTTLKTLEYDSGTTFKYGMAVAPVTNWLLYDSIYTERYMGKPENNENYQSVSKISDVDKFKQVTRFLIMHGTADDNVHFQNTLQLLDAFDRKGVENYDMHVFPDSNHNINHNNANMVVYDKLFKWLEAAFDKKWVNL, encoded by the coding sequence ATGGCAAGAAATTCGGATATGGGTCGGCTAGATGCCGATATAGaacttcaaaatcagacatcaagaagaaactCGTTCCAGTTGGAAGAATTAAACAATTTTGCTATCGACCATGATGATGCAGATCTTGTCTATCATCCAACTTCTTATAAGGGATTGAATATTGTCAGTGGTGACCTATCGGGGATGTCGTTTTACCAAAGACTTCACCACTTTTTCAGTCTACCTAAAACCAGGAGAAAGATATCAATTCTTGGTATAATACTCTTCATTGTGTGGATTGTGCTCTTGGTAACTTTTGCCCACACTggagcttttcaaaatggtaACAAAACGGTTTACCCTGGTCAGAACTCGACTTCGCCAGAGTCTACCGACGAATCTGCATTAAAAGACCCGCAAGAACGCATACCGATGACACTACAAGATAGCAGGAGTGGTGCCTTTTCAGTGTTTTCTTATGATCTTGAATTTGTCAGTATCCCAGGCATGAGTTATGACGAAGATCAAGGATACTACTTGCATCGCTCAGGCTCGTATCACTTCCTCAAAAAAGCATCTGATAGCCAATTCAGTAAGAAGCTGTATGATCAACCGGAGGTCGAATACAATGGCCAATCGCACAGATTCTCCCTTGTATCCTTAAATTCGGGACTCAACAAAGCCCTGTTGGTGTCCGAAGTTGAGGCACAGTGGAGGTATTCGAGCTATGGTGTTTATTGGGTTATGGACATTGATTCAGGAGCTATCAATCcggtgtttgagaaggaCAATAAGCTTCCAAAAATCAGTTTTGCGGAGTTCTCGCCTCAAGGTAGGTACGTGACgtttgtgtttgaaaaCAACATATACTTATTGGATCTCCAAACCAATGAACAAATTCAGATCACAGATGATGGCAGTTCTTCAATTTTGAACGGTAAGCCCGACTGGGTATACGAGGAAGAGGTTCTCTCCAGTGACCGTGCAATTTACTGGTGCCAAGATGAAAGCCATTTCTCGTTTATCAGGTTTGATGATACGGATGTTCCTGTTTATGACCTTGAAATTTTCAGAGACAATGCGTATCCTGTGACTGAGAAGTTGAAATATCCGAAACCAGGATACAATAATCCTATTGTTTCTGTACACGTTTACTCAGTGGAAGGTAAAACTACGCATGAAGTTATGCATGACAATTCTCGTCTCGGCTCTGATTACGTGGTGTACCAGATGGCTTGGACGTCGGGAGAAAAACTCATAATCAAAGAAACTGACAGGACCAGCAGGCTTGTTGACATCAGAGTTTACGATAGCGAGACCACAAAATCCACAGTTGTGCGTTCATTTGACGCAAAGGAGTATGATGGATGGTATACCAACAACGGAGATATTTTTGTTGTGCCAGGAGGGGGCTACATTGATACTGTGGTTCATGACTATCACGATCATCTAGCTTACTTTGAGTCTGCCACAGATTCTGAGCCTAAAATGATAACAAAGGGCGACTGGgatgttgttgatggtGTAGCCGGTTACAACCCAACAACCAAATTACTGTACTTCATTGGTACAGCAGGAAATGCTCTTGAAAGGCACATATTTACGGTTAAGCTTGATGGTCAAGACCTCAAAAACCTCACCAATACTGAAAAGGTCAGCACTTATCGATTGTCTGTCTCCAGTGGAGGCAAATATGGTTTTGTGCAATACAAAGGACCAGCTATTCCAACAGATAAAATCATTGAAATGGACAAATTCTCAGAGGACAAGGATGAGTATGTTAAATCAAAGAATCTAAACACAGCAAATATGGTCGAAGAAGTTCTCAAGCGCTATCAGATGCCCTCCAAGGAGTACAAGACTGTGACTCTCGAAGATGGTACCAAGATTGATGTTATAGAAGTGAAACCATTCGATTTCAACccagaaaataaatacccACTGCTTGTGAGTGTTTACGGAGGCCCTGGTGCGCAAAAGTTATCATCTGTGTTCAATTATGGATTTGAAGAAGTGCTTGTTTCAAATCTGGAAATTATTGTCTGGTATATCGATCCTAGGGGAACTGGAGGCAGAGGATGGAAATACAAATCATTCGCAAAAGACAAGATAGGTTATTGGGAACCGCGGGACATTGTCGGAGCCACCCAACGGCTCATTGAGATGACGGATTACATTGATATGGACTTGACAGCCATCTGGGGATGGTCATATGGTGGCTTCACCACCTTGAAGACGCTGGAGTATGACTCTGGCACCACTTTCAAATACGGTATGGCCGTTGCTCCTGTGACCAATTGGTTGCTGTACGATTCGATCTACACAGAGAGGTACATGGGCAAACCCGAGAACAATGAGAACTACCAAAGCGTGTCGAAAATTAGTGATGTCGACAAATTCAAGCAGGTCACTAGATTCCTCATCATGCACGGTACGGCCGACGATAACGTTCATTTCCAAAATACGCTGCAACTTCTGGATGCGTTCGATAGAAAAGGAGTCGAGAATTACGATATGCATGTCTTTCCAGATTCTAACCACAATATCAATCATAATAATGCCAATATGGTTGTTTATGATAAGCTCTTCAAGTGGTTGGAAGCCGCTTTTGACAAGAAATGGGTGAACCTTTGA